Genomic segment of Bacillota bacterium:
AGGGAGGTGCACGCTATGGCTCAGCCCGAGATGGCCGGTTCGCCCGAGGGGCTGGACGCCCTTCTCCAGGAGAACCGGACCTTCGAGCCCTCGGCGGAGTTCAAGTCGCGCGCGCTCTGGAACGACCCCGCCGTCTACGAGGAAGCGGAGCGGGACCCGGAGGCCTTCTGGGCGCGCATGGCCCGCGAGCAGCTCACCTGGTTCCAGCCCTGGGAGAAGGTGCTGGAGTGGGATCCGCCCTTCGCCCGCTGGTTCGTCGGCGGCAAGCTGAACGTCAGCTACAACTGCCTCGACCGCCACGTGGAGGGCGGTCGCCGCAACAAGGTGGCCTACTTCTGGGAGGGCGAGCCCGGCGACACCCGGGTGATCACCTACGACCAGCTGCTCCGCCAGGTGGAGCGCGCCGCCAACGGCCTGAAGGCGCTGGGCGTGCGCAAGGGCGACCGCGTCGCCATCTACATGGGCATGGTGCCCGAGCTGCCCGTCGCCATGCTGGCCTGCACGCGCATCGGCGCGGTCCACAGCGTGGTCTTCGGCGGCTTCAGCGCCCAGGCGCTGCGCGACCGCATCCTCGACTCCCAGGCCAAGGTGGTCATCACGCAGGACGCCGGCTGGCGGCGCGGCAACCTGGTCCCGCTCAAGGCCAACACCGACGAGGCGGTGCGCGGGACACCCTCCGTCGAGCACGTGGTGGTGGTGGAACGGGTGGGCCCCGAGCGGGCCGCCGTCACCGGCGCCGGCTGGGTGGAGGGGCGCGACGTCCGCTGGGACGAGCTCCTGGCCCGGGCGGAGCCGCACTGCGCGCCGGAGCCGATGGACTCGGAGGATCCGCTCTACATCCTCTACTCCAGCGGGACCACCGGGAAGCCGAAGGGAATCCTGCACACCACGGGCGGCTACCTGACCCACGTGGCGACGACGCACAAATACATCTTCGACCTGCATGAGGACGACGTCTACTGGTGCGCCGCCGACGTCGGCTGGGTGACCGGCCACAGCTATATCGTCTACGGGCCGCTGGCCAACGGCGCCACCTCGGTCCTCTATGAGGGCGCCCCCGACTTCCCCGCCCGCGACCGCTGGTGGCAGATCATCGAGAAGTACGGCGTCAACATCCTCTACACGGCGCCCACCTCGATCCGCACCTTCATGCGCTGGGGGCCGGAGTGGCCCGGAAAGCACGGCCTCTCCAGCCTGCGCGTCCTGGGCTCGGTGGGCGAGCCCATCAACCCGGAGGCCTGGGTCTGGTACTACAAGTACATCGGCGGCGAGCGCTGCCCCATCGTGGACACCTGGTGGCAGACGGAGACCGGCGGCATCCTCATCACGCCGCTGCCCGGGATCACGCGGCTCAAGCCGGGATCGGCGACGCGCCCCTTCCCGGGCGTGGACGCCGTCGTGGTCAACGACCGCGGCGAGGAAGTGGGACGGGGCCAGGGCGGCTACCTCTGCATCCGCCGGCCCTGGCCGGGCATGCTGCGAGGCCTCTACGGCGACCCCGAGCGCTACAAGCAGGTCTATTGGAGCCGCTTCCCGGGCCTCTACTTCACCGGCGACGGCGCCAAGTACGACGAGGACGGCTACTTCTGGCTGCTGGGCCGGGTGGACGACGTGGTCAACGTCTCCGGCCACCGCATCGGCACCTACGAGGTGGAGAGCGCGCTGGTCGACCATCCCGACGTGGCCGAGGCGGCGGTCATCGGGCGGAGCGACCCGGTGCGGGGCCAGGCCATCTCGGCCTTCGTCACGCTCAAAGAGGGCGTCGAGGGCGGTCCGGCCAAGGCGGACGAGCTCAAGCAGCACGTGGTCAAGGTGATCGGGGCGCTGGCGCGGCCGGCGGAGATCTTCTTCACGGCCGAGCTGCCCAAGACGCGCTCGGGTAAGATCATGCGCCGGCTCCTGCGCGACATCGCCGAGGGTCGGGCGCTGGGCGACACCACCACCCTGGCCGATCCCGCCGTGGTGGAGCAGTTGAAGGCGCAGTACGAAGAGGCGGAGAATCCTGCCTGAGTCCCCGGCGCCGCCCTTCCACCGGGGGGAGGGGTCGCCGGGGCGGACGGCCCGGCGGGCGGCGGGCAGCCGCCTGCCGGGCCGTTCTCCTGCGCCCTCAGCCGGCCGCGGGGAGGCCCGCGCCGGCGGGGCCGGTGAACGAGGCCTCGTTGGCCGCCTCCCAGGCCTGCCCGAGCAGGCTGGACGCCTCCCGGGCGGCCTCCGCCTCGTCCAGGAGCAGGGCCAGGCCGTTCCGGGCGTCACCGGCCGCCGCCCCTCGCCGCGGGGCGCCCGCCGGCCAGCCCAGGAGGAGCCGGCGCTCGTCGGCCACGGCCAGTAGGCCGTCGGGGAGGCCCGCCACGCCTCGCGCCAGGGCGCCCCGCCGCCCCAGGAAGCGCGCGCTCTCGGCGTTCGCCGGGCGCCCCGCCTCCAGCAGGAGGCGGAGCCGGACACCGCGGCGCAGCGCGGCGGCCAGCGCCTCCACCAGCTCCAGGTCGGCCAGCTCCGGGAGGAGGAGGTCGAGGCTCCGGCGTGCTTCCTCGACCAGGCGGAGGAGTGCGCCGGGCAGCTCCTCACCGGTCACCAGCGACGCCGTCTCGGCCCGCGGCGCGGTCGCCGCGGCCCCCAGCAGTTCCAGCGCCCGGGCCACGTCGAGGCTCCCCGCCCCGGCCGCCTCGGGCTGGTGGAAGAGGTCGTCGGCGCCCTGGAGCAGTGCCTGCTTCACCTGGTCGGGCGTGGCCTCGGGGCGCCTCTGGACGAGGAGGGCGGCGGCGCCGGCGCAGATGGGCGTCGCCATGGAGGTGCCCGAGAGGCGGAAGTACCCCTCCTCGACCCGGAATTCCGGGTGGGCCTGATCCAGCGCCGAGCCGGGGGCGCGCAGGGAGACGATGCCCACCCCCGGCGCCACCAGGTCGGGCTTCCTCTGCAGCTCGGGCGTGGGTCCGCGGCTGGAGAAGGGGGCCACCGTGTCGTCCTTCGGGTCCTGCGTGCGCCGGTCGTCGCTGGCGCCCACCGTGATCAGGAGCGGGTCGATGCCGGGCGAGCTGATGGTGAAGGGCGCCGGGCCGTCGTTGCCGGCGGCGACGCAGACCACCAGCCCAGCCCGCCAGGCCTTCTCGAGCGCCTGGCAGAGGGGATCGATCTGGTAGGGGAGCCAGCCGGGACCGCCCAGCGAGAGGGAGAGGACGCGGATGCCCAGCCGATCCTGCTCCTGGAGAGACCACTGGACGCCGGCGATGATGGTGGAGATGGCGCCGCTGCCCTGCTCGTCCAGCACCTTGACGGCGGCCAGCGAGGCCTCGGGCGCGCTGCCGCGGTAGCGACCCCCGCTGGAGTGGCCGTTGCCCAACGCGCAACCGGCCACGTGGGTGCCGTGGCCGTTGTCGTCGTAAGGGTCGCTCCGCCCGTGGACCAGGTCGTGGAAGGCGACGATGCGGTTCTCCGGCAGGGTCAGGTCGGGGTGCGGGTAGACGCCGGTGTCCAGGATGGCGATGGTGACGCCCTTGCCCGTCCAGCCGGACGCCCAGGCGGCCGGAGCCCGGACTGTGGGCACCGCCACGTCGAGGAGGGCGTGCACCGTCCGGTCCAGGTGGAGCCGGAGGACGGAGGGGTGTGCGGCCAGCGCCCCGAGGGCGGCGCGGGGGACGCTCACCGCCAGGGCGTCCACCAGAGGCAGCTCGGCCGTGACCCGCGCCCCGTAGCTCTCCACGTGCCGGCGCAGCTCGCCCGCCGCCGCGGCGTCCAGGCCCGGCTGCTGCTGGACCAGCAGCCGGATCTCCGCCTGCGGGTCGGGCGACTCCTGCAGGTGCCGGAGGAGCGCCGCATCGCACTTGTGCAGATGCGGCGCCAGATTCTCGTCCACGCCGATCATGGCCGTCACCTCCCGCTTGGCCCGCCCTGCGGGCGGGACACCGCAGCCTATACATTTCGACCGACGGGCGGGACCTCCGTTCCGCCGGCCGCTCGCCGGCACGTCGGGGCGGCCGCGGGGGCTGCCTCACGCCTGCACGCGGGCGGCGCCCCCCTCTCCCGGCGGGAGCGGCTCCAGAACCGCCAGCCAGGGCAGGTGGTCTGAGGCCAGGCTCACCTCGCCGGCCGGGTCGCGCCAGACGCCCGCCTCGCGCACGCGCCAGGCGAGGCCGGCCAGGACGTAGTCGATGCGGACCGCGGGCCGGTCGGAGGGGTAGGTGGGCGCGGCGGCGTCGCCCGCTCCCGTGTCGGTGAGGCGGCGGCGGAGCGGCGCCAGCTCCGGCGCCTCCAGGGGTGCGTTCAGGTCGCCCGCCAGGACGGCCAGGGGCCCCGCTCGCTCCAGGCGCGCGGCTACCGCGCGCACCTGGGCCGCCCGCTCGCGCGCGCTCAGGCCCAGGTGGGTGACGGCCACGGGAACGGTCAGCAGCCTCCCCCGTCCTCCGTACCGCCACTCCAGGCGGGCGCAAAGGAGGAGGCGCGGCTCCGGCCGATGCTCCAGACCCAGAAGGGCAAGGCTGCGCCGCGCCGGCGGCAGGGTGACGGCGGCCACCGGCCGCAGGGGGTGGGGACTGAGGAGCGCGTTGCCGAAGGCGACCCAGCCGCGGCGGAAGGCTGGGGCGAAGAGGCGGTGGGGAAAGGCGGCCAGCTCGGCCAGACGGCGCGCCTGATCGACCCGCCCGCGACCCGGCCAGCAGCGGCTGACCTCGGTCAGCGCCGCCAGGTCCGGCCGGGCGGCGCGGAGCAGGCGGGCGACGCGCTCCAGGTCAAGGCGGCCGTCCCGCCCCACGGCCGAATGGATGTTCCAGGTGAGGACGCGCAAGCCCGTCGCGCTTCCCTCCCGGCGCCGCCCGCGCGCGGCCTCCCGCCGCCGGCTCCGGAGACGAGGCGGCGGAGAGGAGGCGGTCGCCCCGCCCCTCTCCGCCAGCCTACGTCACGGGATCAGCGGTCGGTCACCGCGGAAGCGGATGACCCCGACGCCGGCTCAACCCTGCGCGCCCGGGCCGGCCTGGTCGGCCTCGCCGGCCGCCGCGTCCGTCGCGTCGGCGGCGCGTGCCGCCTCGGCGGCGTCGGCCGCGCCGGCCTCGCGCCGGTCGTCCACCTCGTCGCGGATCTCCTGCCGGAAGCCCTCGATGGCCTCGCGACGTCGCCGGTTCTTCAGCCGGATGGCTTCCTCCTGGTCCTCGGGCAGATCACGGGCATCCGCCCGCAGCCGTTCCCGGGCCTCGCGGAGGTTCTCGAAGGTGTTCTCGATGTGCTCCTGCAACTTGGCGACGTTGTCCGAGCGATCGTCGGGCCTGGGCACGCGACCACCTCCCGCGCCTAGGATGCCCGGCCGAGGATGGCCTGCACCCGGCGGACGACGGGACGGGCGTGCAACCGCCCGTTTTCGATGAAAACGGAGTTGGCGTCGTTGCCCGCAGCGAACACGCCGGCGACGAAGAGGCCGGGCACGTCGGTCTCCATGCTGGAGGGGTCGTGGACGGGCGCGCCGCTGGCGGGGTCGATGCCCACGCCCGCCTCGCGCAGGAGGCGGTGGTCGGGCCGGTAGCCCGTCATGGCCAGGACGAAGTCGTTGGCCAGCGTGCGCGGCCCCTCGGGTGTCTCCAACTCCACCGCGTCCGGGCGGATCGCCCGGACGCGGCTCCCCCAGTAGGCGCGGACGCGACCCTTGGCCAGCAGGCTCTCCATCTCCGGCCGCACCCAGGGCTTCACCTTCTCGGAAAGGCCCGGGCCGCGGTGGACCAGCGTGACGCGGGCGCCGTGGCGTTCCAGATCCATGGCCGTCTCCACCGCCGAGTTGCGGCCGCCCACCACGAGCACCTCCTGCCCCACGTACCGGTAGGGCTCGTCGTAGTAGTGGCTCACCTTCTCCAGCTCCTCGCCGGGGACGCCCAGGAGGTTGGGGTGGTCGAAGTAGCCGGTGGCCAGGACCACACAGCGCGCGCGCAGCTCGTCGCGACCGCCGTCGCGGCGCTCGGTCGGCACCGCGAAGCCGCCGCCGGCGAGGCGGCGGGGCGCCTCGGCGCGCTCCCAGAGTCGGAGCGGCAGGGACTCGCGCTCGGCCACCCGGCGGTAGTACTCCAACGCCTCCTGCCGCGTCGGCCGCGGGCGCGCGGAGACGAAGGGGTAGCCGCCGATCTCCAGCAGTTCCGCCGTGCTGAAGAAGGTCATCTGCCGCGGGAAGCGGACCAGCGCGTCGGTCAGCGTCCCCTTCTCCACCACCAGCAGGGAGAGGCCGGCCCGCCGCGCTTCCACGGCCACCGCCAGGCCGCAGGGGCCGGCTCCGATCACCAGCAGGTCCAGCAGTCCGGATCACCTCGCTCGGGGCGTCGGCGAAGGGCGAAAGGCGGGGCGGCGCCCCCGGGCGCCGGCCCGGCTCCGATGCTAGCACGCCGGCGGCCGGGTCGCCCGCTCCCGGCCCGGCTACCATGGAGCCGGAGGCGGTGGCCGCGTGGCGGAAGTCGACGTGACGGTGGTGGGCGCGGGCGTGGTCGGCCTAGCCGTGGCGCGGCGACTGGCCGCGCCCGGGCGGAGCGTCTGGCTGCTGGAGCGCCATCGGCGGCCGGGCGAAGAGTGCTCCTCGCGGAACAGCCAGGTGATCCACTCGGGGCTCTACTACCGGCCGGGATCGCTCAAGGCCTGGAGCTGCGTCGAGGGCAACCGCCGCACCTACGAGCTCTGCCGACGGCTGGGCGTCCCCTGCCGCCGGACGGGCAAGCTGGTGGTGGCCTCCGGGGAGGAGGAGCTGCCCGCGCTGGAGCGGCTGGCCGAAAACGGCGAGGCCGTGGGCGTGGAGGGCATCCGCCTCCTGGAGGCCGGCGAGGTGCGCCGCGTCGAGCCTCGCGTCCGAGCCCGGGCGGCGCTCTGGGTCCCCTCCACCGGCCTCCTGGACGCGGCGGCGCTGGTCGCCGCCCTGGCCGCCGACGCCCGCGCCCGGGGCGCCGAGCTGCTGCTGCGGACCGAGCTGGCGGGGGCCGAGCCGACGCCCGGGGGCTGGCGGCTGACGGTTCGCGAGCCCGACGGGCAGCTCTTCCGCTATACCTCCCGCCTGGTGGTCAACGCCGCCGGGCTGGAGGCGGACCGGGTGGCGGAGATGGCGGGCATCGACGCCGAGGCGGCAGGCTACCGCCTCCACCCGGCCAAGGGCGACTACTTCAGCGTCCGCCCGGCGCGGGCCGGGCTGATCGCCCGCCCGGTCTACCCGCTGCCCGAGGCGGAGATGGCCGGGCTGGGCATCCATGCCACGCCGGACCTGGACGGCCGCCTGCGGCTGGGCCCGGACCTGGCCTGGGTGGGACCGGAGTGGCGCCGCCATCCCGACTACCGCGTCGACGAAGGTAAGCGTCTGGCCTTCTGGGAGGCGGCCCGCCGCTACCTGCCGGACCTGGAGCCGGACGACCTGGAGCCCGAGATGGCGGGCGTGCGCCCGAAGCTGCAGGCGCCCGGGGAGCCGCCGCGCGACTTCGTCGTCCGCCACGAGGCGGAGCGGGGCCTGGCCGGCTGGGTCAACCTGGTGGGCATCGAGTCGCCCGGCCTGACCGCCGCGCCGGCTTTAGCGGAACGGGTGGCGGAGCTGCTGGCCGACCTGCTCTGAGCGGCCGCTCCGGGCGGAGCGGCGGAGGGGCGGCGGATGCCGCCGGCGAAGCATGCACCAGCGGCGGAGGGCCGGCTCCCGCGCGGGGGCCGCCGGAGGGAGGTGGCCTGGCTGGTCGTCATCCGCACCCTCCTGGAGGGGTTTCCGGGCCGGAGCGAGCGGGGCTTCCTGGGCTGGAGCTCCTGCCAGCTGGTGCTCACCCCGGGCGGCAGGCGGCTTCTCTTCGACACCGGCGGCATGAACGAGCGGGTGGAGCTGCCCGCGCGCCTGGCGGCGGCCGGCGTGGCACCGGAGGAGGTGGAGGCGGTCGTCCTCAGCCACCTCCACTTCGACCACGCGGCCAACTGGGAGCTCTTCCCGCGCGCCGAGATCCTGGTCCACCGGCGCGAGCTGGAGTACGCCGCTTCGGACGGGGCGGATCCGGCGACGCTCCGCTGCCAGGCGCGCGAGCTGGCGCGTCACCCGCGGCTCCGCCCGGTGGAGGGCGAGCTGGAGCTCGGCGAAGGGCTCCGCCTGTTGGAGGTGCCCGGGCACACGCCGGGTAGCCTGGCGCTGGAGGCGGGGGAAGCCGTCCTCTGCGGCGACGCCCTGAAGAACCGCTGGGATCTGGAGGGCGGGGTTCCCCAGCCCGTCTGGGACCCCGGCCTGGCCCGCGCCTCCATCCAGCGGCTGGCCGCGCGGGCGGGGAGACTCTATCCGGGTCACGACGCGCCGCTGGAGAGGCGGGGCGGCGGCTGGGTGCCGGCGGGGTGGCCCCGGATGCGCCTCTGGCTTCCCGCGGGGGGGATGCGCGAGGTGGCGTTGGAGGACGGGGGCGGAGGGGAGGGCTGAGGCGGGTGGACGCCGGAACGGAGCCGGGGCGGGAAGAGGGGCTCCTGCGGGGCACCTTCGACTTCCACGTGCATGCCGCCCCCAGCCTCTTCCCGCGCGCCCTGGGCGACCTCCAGCTGGCCCGCGAGGCGCGGGCGGCGGGCATGGCCGGCTTCGTGCTCAAGGCGCACGAGGGTTCGACGGCCGAGCGGGCGGCGCTGGTGGAGGAGGCGGTGCCGGGTCTGCGGGTGGCGGGCAGCGTGACGCTCAACCACTTCGTCGGCGGTTTCAACCCGGCAGCCGTGGAGGCCGCCTTGGCCCTGGGGGCGCGCGTGGTCTGGTTCCCCACCGTCCACGCCGCCTGGCATCTGCGCCACTACGGTGGCGCCGGCTACCGCGAGCAGCCGAGCCTGGTCGAGCTGCGGCCGCGGCCGCCTCTTTC
This window contains:
- the acs gene encoding acetate--CoA ligase produces the protein MAGSPEGLDALLQENRTFEPSAEFKSRALWNDPAVYEEAERDPEAFWARMAREQLTWFQPWEKVLEWDPPFARWFVGGKLNVSYNCLDRHVEGGRRNKVAYFWEGEPGDTRVITYDQLLRQVERAANGLKALGVRKGDRVAIYMGMVPELPVAMLACTRIGAVHSVVFGGFSAQALRDRILDSQAKVVITQDAGWRRGNLVPLKANTDEAVRGTPSVEHVVVVERVGPERAAVTGAGWVEGRDVRWDELLARAEPHCAPEPMDSEDPLYILYSSGTTGKPKGILHTTGGYLTHVATTHKYIFDLHEDDVYWCAADVGWVTGHSYIVYGPLANGATSVLYEGAPDFPARDRWWQIIEKYGVNILYTAPTSIRTFMRWGPEWPGKHGLSSLRVLGSVGEPINPEAWVWYYKYIGGERCPIVDTWWQTETGGILITPLPGITRLKPGSATRPFPGVDAVVVNDRGEEVGRGQGGYLCIRRPWPGMLRGLYGDPERYKQVYWSRFPGLYFTGDGAKYDEDGYFWLLGRVDDVVNVSGHRIGTYEVESALVDHPDVAEAAVIGRSDPVRGQAISAFVTLKEGVEGGPAKADELKQHVVKVIGALARPAEIFFTAELPKTRSGKIMRRLLRDIAEGRALGDTTTLADPAVVEQLKAQYEEAENPA
- a CDS encoding endonuclease/exonuclease/phosphatase family protein, which encodes MRVLTWNIHSAVGRDGRLDLERVARLLRAARPDLAALTEVSRCWPGRGRVDQARRLAELAAFPHRLFAPAFRRGWVAFGNALLSPHPLRPVAAVTLPPARRSLALLGLEHRPEPRLLLCARLEWRYGGRGRLLTVPVAVTHLGLSARERAAQVRAVAARLERAGPLAVLAGDLNAPLEAPELAPLRRRLTDTGAGDAAAPTYPSDRPAVRIDYVLAGLAWRVREAGVWRDPAGEVSLASDHLPWLAVLEPLPPGEGGAARVQA
- the tlp gene encoding small acid-soluble spore protein Tlp, which produces MPRPDDRSDNVAKLQEHIENTFENLREARERLRADARDLPEDQEEAIRLKNRRRREAIEGFRQEIRDEVDDRREAGAADAAEAARAADATDAAAGEADQAGPGAQG
- a CDS encoding YpdA family putative bacillithiol disulfide reductase, with protein sequence MLDLLVIGAGPCGLAVAVEARRAGLSLLVVEKGTLTDALVRFPRQMTFFSTAELLEIGGYPFVSARPRPTRQEALEYYRRVAERESLPLRLWERAEAPRRLAGGGFAVPTERRDGGRDELRARCVVLATGYFDHPNLLGVPGEELEKVSHYYDEPYRYVGQEVLVVGGRNSAVETAMDLERHGARVTLVHRGPGLSEKVKPWVRPEMESLLAKGRVRAYWGSRVRAIRPDAVELETPEGPRTLANDFVLAMTGYRPDHRLLREAGVGIDPASGAPVHDPSSMETDVPGLFVAGVFAAGNDANSVFIENGRLHARPVVRRVQAILGRAS
- a CDS encoding NAD(P)/FAD-dependent oxidoreductase produces the protein MAEVDVTVVGAGVVGLAVARRLAAPGRSVWLLERHRRPGEECSSRNSQVIHSGLYYRPGSLKAWSCVEGNRRTYELCRRLGVPCRRTGKLVVASGEEELPALERLAENGEAVGVEGIRLLEAGEVRRVEPRVRARAALWVPSTGLLDAAALVAALAADARARGAELLLRTELAGAEPTPGGWRLTVREPDGQLFRYTSRLVVNAAGLEADRVAEMAGIDAEAAGYRLHPAKGDYFSVRPARAGLIARPVYPLPEAEMAGLGIHATPDLDGRLRLGPDLAWVGPEWRRHPDYRVDEGKRLAFWEAARRYLPDLEPDDLEPEMAGVRPKLQAPGEPPRDFVVRHEAERGLAGWVNLVGIESPGLTAAPALAERVAELLADLL
- a CDS encoding MBL fold metallo-hydrolase, whose protein sequence is MPPAKHAPAAEGRLPRGGRRREVAWLVVIRTLLEGFPGRSERGFLGWSSCQLVLTPGGRRLLFDTGGMNERVELPARLAAAGVAPEEVEAVVLSHLHFDHAANWELFPRAEILVHRRELEYAASDGADPATLRCQARELARHPRLRPVEGELELGEGLRLLEVPGHTPGSLALEAGEAVLCGDALKNRWDLEGGVPQPVWDPGLARASIQRLAARAGRLYPGHDAPLERRGGGWVPAGWPRMRLWLPAGGMREVALEDGGGGEG